A DNA window from Carassius gibelio isolate Cgi1373 ecotype wild population from Czech Republic chromosome A8, carGib1.2-hapl.c, whole genome shotgun sequence contains the following coding sequences:
- the LOC128019172 gene encoding DDB1- and CUL4-associated factor 1 isoform X2, with protein MASAGEGGVDSKAELTSLLEQWEREQQGGTNDLLNLLTKISDLVERETEEYHKADPDPFDDRHPGRADPECMLGHLLKILFKNDDFMNALVNSYVMSSREVSLNTAACRLLLNIMPGLETAVVFQEKEGIVERLFKWAQEAEQPLRIYATGLLAGAMENQDIAANYREENSVLVPLMLQRLRELQDKDAESRKDSKRPSVRLAPLLPLDEEAVDGDFTLTEKQESDAELQPVSAARSVGRYNTGMKGLMKPAAAVPLELDETDGPVEGLRDWRKKENGGKVKQKLNFSLPEPERSFSELSNSSWTEMSPWVIGNNYHLYPLTAGIEQRLILQYLTPLGEYQELLAVFMQLGARELLMHYMDLKQTNDVQLTFEALKYLASLLLHKKFAAEFVAHGGVPKLLEIPRPSMAATGVSLCLYYLAYNQDAMERVCMLPHSLLAEVVSYTLWLLECSHASGCCHATMFFSICFSFRAVLDLFDKQDGLRRLVNLISTLEILNPEDQGALLSDDEIFSSRQTAKHTCMALRRYFEAHLGIKVEQVKQSLQRTEGGALIHPQPYYKACSYTHEQVVEMVEFLIEFGPARLYWEPAEVFHKLSCVQLLLQLISIACDWRTYYGRADTVRYALDILSILTVIPKTQLLLSENVAVLDENGSTISTVGMSIVLVVAEGEVFVSDAEIQKSALQVIINCVCAPDKRVSSIGKFISGTPRRRLPQTHRASESVLAKMWNVVQSNNGIKVLLSLLTIKMPITDADQIRALACKALVGLARSAAVRQIISKLPLFSSGQIQQLMKEPVLQDKRSEHVRFCKYAAELIERVSGKPLLIGTDVSLARLQRASVVAQSRISFPEKELLLLIRNHLLSKGLTDTATALTKEAELPMGLHALAHASVPPFTPVTVATSPSPAAGIPRTPRLTNGVTGRLGGHTPHALPHHQPRPSTSQAPPPAPPAVSHHSNGSPLIGRILFSRERPSPCAAAGGKKPKVLRQKSDHGAFSQSPAMKKQLDRHLPSPPSLDSIITEYLREQHARCKNPVTTCPPFSLFTPHQCPESKQRRQAPTNFTPRHTRRVVYPKYGGVDGGCFDRHLIFSRFRPISVFREAEEDESGFMCCAFSARERFLMLGTCTGQLKLYNVFSGQEEASYSCHSSAITHLEPSRDGSLLLTSASWSYPLSALWGMKSVFIMKHSFLDDHYVEFSKLSQDRVIGTKEHIAHIYDIQSGQKLLTLNNPDLANNYKRNCATFNPTDDLVLNDGVMWDVRTSQAIHKFDKFNMNISGVFHPNGLEVIINTEIWDLRTFHLLHTVPALDQCRIVFNNNGTVIYGAMLQADDEDDMMEQQMKSPFGSSFRTFDATDYKPIATIDVKRNIFDLCTDTKDCYLAVIENQDSINMDTVCRLYEVGRQRLAEEEEDEEDQEEDDQDDEDDDDSDDDMDDIDTDPLLAELENENNGEEEEDGEQDFSPSDDEEVARLLDEEADDDDDDDDDDDDDDDDDDDDDEDSDDNERDVELVLDNNSSDNSDLEDDIILSLNE; from the exons GACGGAGGAGTATCACAAGGCTGATCCGGACCCGTTTGATGACCGTCATCCAG GGCGGGCCGACCCAGAGTGCATGCTGGGACACCTGCTGAAAATCCTGTTCAAGAATGATGATTTCATGAATGCG CTGGTGAACTCGTATGTGATGAGCAGTCGTGAGGTGTCTCTGAACACGGCTGCGTGCAGACTGCTGCTGAACATCATGCCTGGTCTGGAGACGGCCGTGGTCTTTCAGGAGAAG gaggGCATCGTGGAGCGCTTGTTTAAATGGGCGCAGGAGGCCGAGCAGCCCCTCCGAATCTACGCCACAGGTCTGCTGGCCGGAGCCATGGAGAACCAGGACATCGCAGCTAACTACCGCGAGGAAAACTCTGTCCTG GTTCCTCTAATGCTGCAGAGACTGAGGGAGCTTCAGGACAAGGATGCGGAGAGCAGGAAGGACAGTAAGCGTCCGAGCGTCCGTCTGGCTCCTCTGCTGCCGCTGGACGAGGAGGCGGTGGACGGAGACTTCACTCTCACAGAGAAACAGGAGTCTGACGCTGAGCTGCAGCCCGTGTCTGCTGCCAGGAGCGTGGGGAGGTATAACACGGGCATGAAGGGGCTGATGAAGCCCGCCGCAGCCGTCCCGTTAGAGCTGGACGAGACCGACGGTCCGGTGGAGGGCTTGAGGGACTGGAGGAAGAAGGAGAACGGTGGTAAAGTGAAGCAGAAGCTGAACTTCTCTCTGCCGGAGCCGGAGCGCAGCTTCAGTGAGCTGTCCAACAGCAGCTGGACCGAGATGAGCCCCTGGGTGATCGGAAACAACTACCACCTGTACCCGCTCACAGCTGGCATAGAGCAGCGCCTCATCCTGCAGTACCTGACCCCGCTGGGAGAGTACCAGGAG ttgttGGCTGTCTTCATGCAGCTTGGTGCTCGTGAGCTGCTGATGCACTACATGGACCTGAAACAGACGAATGATGTTCAGCTCACGTTTGAAGCCCTGAag TATCTTGCGTCTCTCCTCCTTCATAAGAAGTTTGCGGCTGAGTTTGTTGCTCACGGTGGAGTGCCGAAGCTGCTGGAGATCCCGCGCCCCTCCATGGCTGCCACCGGGGTCTCGCTGTGCCTCTATTATCTGGCCTACAACCAGGACGCCATGGAGCGG gtgtgcATGCTGCCTCACTCGCTGCTGGCCGAGGTGGTGAGCTACACGCTGTGGCTCCTGGAGTGCTCTCACGCCTCCGGCTGCTGTCACGCCACCATGTTCTTCTCCATCTGTTTCTCCTTCAGAGCCGTGCTCGATCTCTTCGACAAGCAGGACGGCCTGCGCCGCCTTGTCAACCTG attaGCACTCTGGAGATCTTGAACCCGGAGGACCAGGGGGCGCTGTTGAGCGATGATGAGATCTTCTCTAGCAGACAGACTGCCAAACACACCTGCATGGCGCTGCGCAGGTATTTTGAGGCTCACCTGGGCATTAAAGTGGAGCAGGTCAAACAATCACTGCAGCGCACAGAGGGAGGAGCGCTGATTCACCCGCAGCCGTATTACAAG GCTTGCTCCTACACCCATGAGCAGGTGGTGGAGATGGTGGAGTTCCTGATTGAGTTTGGACCAGCGCGTCTGTACTGGGAGCCAGCCGAGGTCTTCCACAAACTGTCCTGTGTGCAGCTGCTTCTGCAGCTCATTTCCATCGCCTGCGACTGGAGAACATACTACGGCAG GGCTGACACGGTGAGGTACGCTTTGGATATCCTGAGCATTTTGACAGTCATTCCTAAAACGCAGCTGCTGTTGTCGGAGAACGTTGCTGTGCTGGATGAGAACGGCTCAACCATCTCTACTGTTG GTATGAGCATCGTGCTGGTCGTCGCAGAGGGTGAAGTATTTGTAAGTGATGCAGAAATCCAGAAGTCGGCCCTGCAGGTGATCATAAACTGCGTCTGCGCTCCAGACAAACGCGTCTCTAGCATCGGCAAGTTCATCTCGGGCACCCCGCGTCGCCGTCTGCCGCAGACCCACCGCGCCAGCGAGAGCGTCCTGGCCAAGATGTGGAACGTGGTTCAGTCCAACAATGGCATTAAAGTCCTGCTGTCCCTGCTCACCATCAAGATGCCCATCACCGATGCCGATCAGATTCGTGCTCTGGCGTGCAAAGCTTTAGTTGGGTTAGCACGTAGCGCCGCGGTACGACAGATCATCAGCAAGCTTCCGCTGTTCAGCAGCGGACAGATCCAGCAGCTGATGAAAGAGCCTGTGCTTCAGGACAAACGCAGCGAGCATGTGCGCTTCTGCAAATATGCAGCAGAACTCATAGAGCGAGTGTCTGGAAAGCCCTTGTTGATCGGCACAGATGTGTCCCTGGCGCGGCTGCAGCGGGCTAGCGTTGTGGCACAGTCGCGTATTTCGTTTCCAGAGAAGGAGCTTCTGTTGCTCATTCGGAATCATCTTTTATCTAAAGGACTCACGGACACAGCGACAGCACTGACGAAAGAAGCCGAGCTGCCCATGGGGCTGCATGCTCTGGCTCACGCTAGCGTGCCACCGTTCACTCCCGTTACTGTCGCGACATCTCCTTCTCCTGCCGCTGGCATCCCACGGACTCCCCGGCTCACTAACGGAGTCACGGGTCGTCTGGGAGGCCACACCCCCCACGCGCTTCCTCATCACCAGCCCCGCCCCTCCACCTCACAGGCTCCGCCCCCTGCTCCTCCGGCAGTGTCTCACCACAGTAATGGCTCTCCGCTCATAGGACGCATCTTGTTCTCGCGGGAGCGGCCATCACCCTGTGCAGCTGCGGGGGGGAAGAAGCCAAAAGTACTGAGGCAGAAATCAGATCATGGTGCGTTCAGCCAGAGTCCGGCCATGAAAAAGCAGCTGGACAGACACCTGCCTTCTCCACCTTCTCTAGACAG TATCATAACAGAGTATTTGCGGGAGCAGCACGCCCGCTGTAAGAACCCGGTGACGACCTGTCCTCCCTTCAGCCTCTTCACACCGCACCAGTGCCCAGAGTCCAAGCAGAGACGCCAGGCTCCCACCAACTTCACTCCTCGCCACACACGCAGGGTCGTCTACCCCAAATACGGCGGGGTCGATGGAGGCTGTTTTGACCGGCATCTCATCTTCAGCAG GTTCCGGCCGATCTCTGTGTTCAGGGAGGCTGAGGAGGATGAGAGCGGCTTCATGTGTTGTGCGTTCTCAGCGCGAGAGCGTTTCCTGATGCTGGGCACGTGTACCGGACAGCTCAAACTCTACAATGTGTTCAGTGGACAGGAGGAAGCCAGCTACAGCTGCCACAGCTCCGCCATCACACACCTGGAGCCCTCCAGA GACGGCTCCCTGTTGTTGACCTCCGCTTCCTGGAGTTATCCCTTATCAGCGCTGTGGGGAATGAAGTCTGTATTCATCATGAA GCATTCATTCCTGGACGATCATTATGTGGAGTTCAGCAAACTCTCTCAGGACAGAGTCATCGGGACAAAAGAACACATCGCACAT ATATATGACATCCAGTCTGGACAGAAGCTCCTGACCCTCAATAACCCTGACCTAGCCAACAACTACAAGCGCAACTGTGCCACGTTCAACCCCACGGATGACCTGGTCCTGAACGACGGGGTCATGTGGGACGTCCGCACCTCTCAGGCCATCCATAAGTTTGACAAGTTCAACATGAACATCAGCGGTGTCTTCCATCCCAATGGTTTAGAGGTCATCATCAACACAGAGATC TGGGATTTGAGGACGTTTCATCTTCTTCACACAGTACCAGCGCTCGATCAGTGTAGGATTGTCTTCAACAACAATGGAACGGTCATTTATGGAG CCATGTTGCAggctgatgatgaggatgatatGATGGAGCAGCAGATGAAGAGTCCATTCGGCTCGTCCTTCAGGACCTTCGATGCCACTGATTATAAACCCATCG CCACCATCGATGTGAAGAGGAACATTTTTGACCTGTGCACAGACACTAAAGACTGCTATCTGGCTGTCATTGAG AATCAGGACTCAATAAATATGGACACTGTGTGCCGGCTGTATGAGGTCGGTCGCCAGAGACTcgcggaggaggaagaggatgaggaggatcaG GAGGAGGACGATCAGGACGATGAAGATGACGATGACTCTGATGATGACATGGATGACATCGATACAGACCCGCTGCTGGCAGAGCTGGAGAACGAGAACAacggagaggaagaggaggatggagAGCAGGACTTCTCTCCGTCTGATGATGAGGAGGTGGCTCGCCTGCTGGATGAAGAGgcagatgatgacgatgatgatgatgacgacgatgatgatgatgacgatgacgatgatgatgatgatgaggattcTGATGACAATGAGCGAGATGTGGAGCTTGTTCTAGACAACA ACAGCTCTGATAACTCTGACCTGGAAGATGACATCATCCTTTCCCTGAACGAGTGA
- the LOC128019172 gene encoding DDB1- and CUL4-associated factor 1 isoform X1 yields MASAGEGGVDSKAELTSLLEQWEREQQGGTNDLLNLLTKISDLVERETEEYHKADPDPFDDRHPGRADPECMLGHLLKILFKNDDFMNALVNSYVMSSREVSLNTAACRLLLNIMPGLETAVVFQEKEGIVERLFKWAQEAEQPLRIYATGLLAGAMENQDIAANYREENSVLVPLMLQRLRELQDKDAESRKDSKRPSVRLAPLLPLDEEAVDGDFTLTEKQESDAELQPVSAARSVGRYNTGMKGLMKPAAAVPLELDETDGPVEGLRDWRKKENGGKVKQKLNFSLPEPERSFSELSNSSWTEMSPWVIGNNYHLYPLTAGIEQRLILQYLTPLGEYQELLAVFMQLGARELLMHYMDLKQTNDVQLTFEALKYLASLLLHKKFAAEFVAHGGVPKLLEIPRPSMAATGVSLCLYYLAYNQDAMERVCMLPHSLLAEVVSYTLWLLECSHASGCCHATMFFSICFSFRAVLDLFDKQDGLRRLVNLISTLEILNPEDQGALLSDDEIFSSRQTAKHTCMALRRYFEAHLGIKVEQVKQSLQRTEGGALIHPQPYYKACSYTHEQVVEMVEFLIEFGPARLYWEPAEVFHKLSCVQLLLQLISIACDWRTYYGRADTVRYALDILSILTVIPKTQLLLSENVAVLDENGSTISTVGMSIVLVVAEGEVFVSDAEIQKSALQVIINCVCAPDKRVSSIGKFISGTPRRRLPQTHRASESVLAKMWNVVQSNNGIKVLLSLLTIKMPITDADQIRALACKALVGLARSAAVRQIISKLPLFSSGQIQQLMKEPVLQDKRSEHVRFCKYAAELIERVSGKPLLIGTDVSLARLQRASVVAQSRISFPEKELLLLIRNHLLSKGLTDTATALTKEAELPMGLHALAHASVPPFTPVTVATSPSPAAGIPRTPRLTNGVTGRLGGHTPHALPHHQPRPSTSQAPPPAPPAVSHHSNGSPLIGRILFSRERPSPCAAAGGKKPKVLRQKSDHGAFSQSPAMKKQLDRHLPSPPSLDSIITEYLREQHARCKNPVTTCPPFSLFTPHQCPESKQRRQAPTNFTPRHTRRVVYPKYGGVDGGCFDRHLIFSRFRPISVFREAEEDESGFMCCAFSARERFLMLGTCTGQLKLYNVFSGQEEASYSCHSSAITHLEPSRDGSLLLTSASWSYPLSALWGMKSVFIMKHSFLDDHYVEFSKLSQDRVIGTKEHIAHIYDIQSGQKLLTLNNPDLANNYKRNCATFNPTDDLVLNDGVMWDVRTSQAIHKFDKFNMNISGVFHPNGLEVIINTEIWDLRTFHLLHTVPALDQCRIVFNNNGTVIYGAMLQADDEDDMMEQQMKSPFGSSFRTFDATDYKPIATIDVKRNIFDLCTDTKDCYLAVIENQDSINMDTVCRLYEVGRQRLAEEEEDEEDQEEDDQDDEDDDDSDDDMDDIDTDPLLAELENENNGEEEEDGEQDFSPSDDEEVARLLDEEADDDDDDDDDDDDDDDDDDDDDEDSDDNERDVELVLDNTDSSDNSDLEDDIILSLNE; encoded by the exons GACGGAGGAGTATCACAAGGCTGATCCGGACCCGTTTGATGACCGTCATCCAG GGCGGGCCGACCCAGAGTGCATGCTGGGACACCTGCTGAAAATCCTGTTCAAGAATGATGATTTCATGAATGCG CTGGTGAACTCGTATGTGATGAGCAGTCGTGAGGTGTCTCTGAACACGGCTGCGTGCAGACTGCTGCTGAACATCATGCCTGGTCTGGAGACGGCCGTGGTCTTTCAGGAGAAG gaggGCATCGTGGAGCGCTTGTTTAAATGGGCGCAGGAGGCCGAGCAGCCCCTCCGAATCTACGCCACAGGTCTGCTGGCCGGAGCCATGGAGAACCAGGACATCGCAGCTAACTACCGCGAGGAAAACTCTGTCCTG GTTCCTCTAATGCTGCAGAGACTGAGGGAGCTTCAGGACAAGGATGCGGAGAGCAGGAAGGACAGTAAGCGTCCGAGCGTCCGTCTGGCTCCTCTGCTGCCGCTGGACGAGGAGGCGGTGGACGGAGACTTCACTCTCACAGAGAAACAGGAGTCTGACGCTGAGCTGCAGCCCGTGTCTGCTGCCAGGAGCGTGGGGAGGTATAACACGGGCATGAAGGGGCTGATGAAGCCCGCCGCAGCCGTCCCGTTAGAGCTGGACGAGACCGACGGTCCGGTGGAGGGCTTGAGGGACTGGAGGAAGAAGGAGAACGGTGGTAAAGTGAAGCAGAAGCTGAACTTCTCTCTGCCGGAGCCGGAGCGCAGCTTCAGTGAGCTGTCCAACAGCAGCTGGACCGAGATGAGCCCCTGGGTGATCGGAAACAACTACCACCTGTACCCGCTCACAGCTGGCATAGAGCAGCGCCTCATCCTGCAGTACCTGACCCCGCTGGGAGAGTACCAGGAG ttgttGGCTGTCTTCATGCAGCTTGGTGCTCGTGAGCTGCTGATGCACTACATGGACCTGAAACAGACGAATGATGTTCAGCTCACGTTTGAAGCCCTGAag TATCTTGCGTCTCTCCTCCTTCATAAGAAGTTTGCGGCTGAGTTTGTTGCTCACGGTGGAGTGCCGAAGCTGCTGGAGATCCCGCGCCCCTCCATGGCTGCCACCGGGGTCTCGCTGTGCCTCTATTATCTGGCCTACAACCAGGACGCCATGGAGCGG gtgtgcATGCTGCCTCACTCGCTGCTGGCCGAGGTGGTGAGCTACACGCTGTGGCTCCTGGAGTGCTCTCACGCCTCCGGCTGCTGTCACGCCACCATGTTCTTCTCCATCTGTTTCTCCTTCAGAGCCGTGCTCGATCTCTTCGACAAGCAGGACGGCCTGCGCCGCCTTGTCAACCTG attaGCACTCTGGAGATCTTGAACCCGGAGGACCAGGGGGCGCTGTTGAGCGATGATGAGATCTTCTCTAGCAGACAGACTGCCAAACACACCTGCATGGCGCTGCGCAGGTATTTTGAGGCTCACCTGGGCATTAAAGTGGAGCAGGTCAAACAATCACTGCAGCGCACAGAGGGAGGAGCGCTGATTCACCCGCAGCCGTATTACAAG GCTTGCTCCTACACCCATGAGCAGGTGGTGGAGATGGTGGAGTTCCTGATTGAGTTTGGACCAGCGCGTCTGTACTGGGAGCCAGCCGAGGTCTTCCACAAACTGTCCTGTGTGCAGCTGCTTCTGCAGCTCATTTCCATCGCCTGCGACTGGAGAACATACTACGGCAG GGCTGACACGGTGAGGTACGCTTTGGATATCCTGAGCATTTTGACAGTCATTCCTAAAACGCAGCTGCTGTTGTCGGAGAACGTTGCTGTGCTGGATGAGAACGGCTCAACCATCTCTACTGTTG GTATGAGCATCGTGCTGGTCGTCGCAGAGGGTGAAGTATTTGTAAGTGATGCAGAAATCCAGAAGTCGGCCCTGCAGGTGATCATAAACTGCGTCTGCGCTCCAGACAAACGCGTCTCTAGCATCGGCAAGTTCATCTCGGGCACCCCGCGTCGCCGTCTGCCGCAGACCCACCGCGCCAGCGAGAGCGTCCTGGCCAAGATGTGGAACGTGGTTCAGTCCAACAATGGCATTAAAGTCCTGCTGTCCCTGCTCACCATCAAGATGCCCATCACCGATGCCGATCAGATTCGTGCTCTGGCGTGCAAAGCTTTAGTTGGGTTAGCACGTAGCGCCGCGGTACGACAGATCATCAGCAAGCTTCCGCTGTTCAGCAGCGGACAGATCCAGCAGCTGATGAAAGAGCCTGTGCTTCAGGACAAACGCAGCGAGCATGTGCGCTTCTGCAAATATGCAGCAGAACTCATAGAGCGAGTGTCTGGAAAGCCCTTGTTGATCGGCACAGATGTGTCCCTGGCGCGGCTGCAGCGGGCTAGCGTTGTGGCACAGTCGCGTATTTCGTTTCCAGAGAAGGAGCTTCTGTTGCTCATTCGGAATCATCTTTTATCTAAAGGACTCACGGACACAGCGACAGCACTGACGAAAGAAGCCGAGCTGCCCATGGGGCTGCATGCTCTGGCTCACGCTAGCGTGCCACCGTTCACTCCCGTTACTGTCGCGACATCTCCTTCTCCTGCCGCTGGCATCCCACGGACTCCCCGGCTCACTAACGGAGTCACGGGTCGTCTGGGAGGCCACACCCCCCACGCGCTTCCTCATCACCAGCCCCGCCCCTCCACCTCACAGGCTCCGCCCCCTGCTCCTCCGGCAGTGTCTCACCACAGTAATGGCTCTCCGCTCATAGGACGCATCTTGTTCTCGCGGGAGCGGCCATCACCCTGTGCAGCTGCGGGGGGGAAGAAGCCAAAAGTACTGAGGCAGAAATCAGATCATGGTGCGTTCAGCCAGAGTCCGGCCATGAAAAAGCAGCTGGACAGACACCTGCCTTCTCCACCTTCTCTAGACAG TATCATAACAGAGTATTTGCGGGAGCAGCACGCCCGCTGTAAGAACCCGGTGACGACCTGTCCTCCCTTCAGCCTCTTCACACCGCACCAGTGCCCAGAGTCCAAGCAGAGACGCCAGGCTCCCACCAACTTCACTCCTCGCCACACACGCAGGGTCGTCTACCCCAAATACGGCGGGGTCGATGGAGGCTGTTTTGACCGGCATCTCATCTTCAGCAG GTTCCGGCCGATCTCTGTGTTCAGGGAGGCTGAGGAGGATGAGAGCGGCTTCATGTGTTGTGCGTTCTCAGCGCGAGAGCGTTTCCTGATGCTGGGCACGTGTACCGGACAGCTCAAACTCTACAATGTGTTCAGTGGACAGGAGGAAGCCAGCTACAGCTGCCACAGCTCCGCCATCACACACCTGGAGCCCTCCAGA GACGGCTCCCTGTTGTTGACCTCCGCTTCCTGGAGTTATCCCTTATCAGCGCTGTGGGGAATGAAGTCTGTATTCATCATGAA GCATTCATTCCTGGACGATCATTATGTGGAGTTCAGCAAACTCTCTCAGGACAGAGTCATCGGGACAAAAGAACACATCGCACAT ATATATGACATCCAGTCTGGACAGAAGCTCCTGACCCTCAATAACCCTGACCTAGCCAACAACTACAAGCGCAACTGTGCCACGTTCAACCCCACGGATGACCTGGTCCTGAACGACGGGGTCATGTGGGACGTCCGCACCTCTCAGGCCATCCATAAGTTTGACAAGTTCAACATGAACATCAGCGGTGTCTTCCATCCCAATGGTTTAGAGGTCATCATCAACACAGAGATC TGGGATTTGAGGACGTTTCATCTTCTTCACACAGTACCAGCGCTCGATCAGTGTAGGATTGTCTTCAACAACAATGGAACGGTCATTTATGGAG CCATGTTGCAggctgatgatgaggatgatatGATGGAGCAGCAGATGAAGAGTCCATTCGGCTCGTCCTTCAGGACCTTCGATGCCACTGATTATAAACCCATCG CCACCATCGATGTGAAGAGGAACATTTTTGACCTGTGCACAGACACTAAAGACTGCTATCTGGCTGTCATTGAG AATCAGGACTCAATAAATATGGACACTGTGTGCCGGCTGTATGAGGTCGGTCGCCAGAGACTcgcggaggaggaagaggatgaggaggatcaG GAGGAGGACGATCAGGACGATGAAGATGACGATGACTCTGATGATGACATGGATGACATCGATACAGACCCGCTGCTGGCAGAGCTGGAGAACGAGAACAacggagaggaagaggaggatggagAGCAGGACTTCTCTCCGTCTGATGATGAGGAGGTGGCTCGCCTGCTGGATGAAGAGgcagatgatgacgatgatgatgatgacgacgatgatgatgatgacgatgacgatgatgatgatgatgaggattcTGATGACAATGAGCGAGATGTGGAGCTTGTTCTAGACAACA CAGACAGCTCTGATAACTCTGACCTGGAAGATGACATCATCCTTTCCCTGAACGAGTGA